In a genomic window of Festucalex cinctus isolate MCC-2025b chromosome 11, RoL_Fcin_1.0, whole genome shotgun sequence:
- the myl1 gene encoding myosin light chain 1, skeletal muscle isoform, with translation MAPKKDPKAPVKKAEPAAAPAPAAAAAPAPAPAAKTPAVDLSSVKIQFSADQLEDYKEAFGLFDRVGDNKVAYNQIADIMRALGQNPTNKDVTKLLGSPSAEEMANKRVTFEGFLPMLQTIVNSPNKAGFEDYVEGLRVFDKEGNGTVMGAELRIVLSTLGERLNEQEIDALMAGQEDENGCINYEAFVKHIMSV, from the exons ATGGCACCCAAGAAGGACCCTAAGGCTCCCGTCAAGAAGGCCGAACCCGCAGCAGCGCCTGCGCCCGCGGCTGCGGCTGCACCCGCACCCGCACCTGCTGCCAAAACCCCTGCTGTGGACCTGTCCTCCGTCAAG ATTCAATTCAGTGCAGATCAATTGGAAG ACTACAAGGAGGCCTTCGGTCTGTTCGACAGGGTGGGTGACAACAAGGTGGCCTACAACCAGATCGCAGACATCATGCGCGCTCTGGGACAGAACCCCACCAACAAGGATGTGACCAAACTGTTGGGAAGCCCCTCCGCTGAGG AAATGGCCAACAAGAGAGTTACGTTTGAGGGTTTCCTGCCCATGCTCCAGACCATCGTCAACAGCCCGAACAAGGCCGGCTTCGAGGACTACGTTGAGGGTCTGCGCGTGTTCGACAAGGAGGGTAACGGCACAGTGATGGGCGCTGAGCTGCGTATCGTCCTGTCAACACTGG GAGAGAGGTTGAATGAGCAGGAGATTGACGCTCTCATGGCGGGTCAGGAGGACGAGAACGGATGCATCAACTACGAGG CCTTTGTCAAGCACATCATGTCAGTGTAA